From Toxorhynchites rutilus septentrionalis strain SRP chromosome 2, ASM2978413v1, whole genome shotgun sequence, a single genomic window includes:
- the LOC129771737 gene encoding uncharacterized protein LOC129771737, whose product MEKPILGTNEELRPCHVHYEMIKPLIIFERFSNWNRLLRSMAFVFHVSTAQKARKNSVKVEFEVTHEDLRAAENQILKMVQCSSYPEEMTIMSININAACGEQRPLDKSSSLFKLTPMLDDEGILRIDSRTGAARVDSYDVKYPIILPRKHYVTYLIVDNYHRKFLHGNAETVVNELRQRYYISRMRVVVRAVSRSCQWCKVYKSQPTIPKMGPLPEARLSPGVRPFSFVGIDYFGPILVKVGRANAKRWVCLITCLTIRAVHVEVARDLSTPSCIECIRRFVDRRGAPLEIYSDNGRNFVGANGVLRQQINKIDEEVAATFTNTRTKWYFIPPASPHMGGSWERLVRSIKVAITSIPQNNKLDDFALWTLVVDAEAIVNCRPLTYLPLDSPEQEALTPNHFLLGSSRGVKQPSIKLGRSDKTISNTWTIIQNDLDHFWKCWVREYLPTLTRRTKWFGDVKPVGVGDMVILIDDKKRNGWVRGRVLDVTKGKDGRVRQAVVQTTDGLFRRPVSKLAVLDLCRNSNAGVNTQPYGEGDVDDSAPHLATLPLSVPLTG is encoded by the coding sequence ATGGAGAAACCGATTTTGGGAACCAACGAGGAGTTGCGACCGTGTCATGTGCACTACGAGATGATAAAGCCTCTGATAATTTTCGAGCGGTTTTCCAACTGGAACAGACTGCTTCGAAGCATGGCTTTCGTTTTCCATGTTTCTACAGCTCAAAAGGCACGGAAAAACAGCGTGAAAGTCGAGTTTGAGGTAACACACGAAGACCTGAGAGCGGCCGAaaaccaaattttgaaaatggtGCAATGTTCGTCTTACCCGGAAGAAATGACAATTATGTCGATCAACATAAATGCAGCATGCGGTGAACAGCGTCCACTTGATAAAAGTAGCTCTCTCTTCAAACTTACTCCCATGTTAGACGATGAAGGTATTCTACGCATCGACAGCCGCACAGGAGCGGCACGTGTGGACTCATATGACGTCAAGTATCCCATAATACTGCCTCGAAAACATTATGTGACGTATCTAATCGTGGACAACTATCACCGGAAGTTCCTTCACGGAAATGCAGAGACGGTGGTTAACGAGCTTAGACAGCGATATTATATTTCCCGAATGCGAGTTGTTGTGAGAGCTGTTTCGCGATCATGTCAGTGGTGCAAGGTGTACAAGAGTCAGCCAACCATCCCTAAAATGGGTCCACTTCCTGAAGCTCGTCTATCTCCTGGTGTCCGGCCATTTAGTTTTGTCGGGATAGACTACTTTGGGCCGATCCTCGTAAAGGTTGGTCGAGCCAACGCAAAACGATGGGTGTGTCTCATCACATGCTTGACCATACGAGCAGTGCATGTAGAAGTTGCAAGAGATTTGTCCACACCGTCTTGCATAGAGTGCATCCGCAGATTCGTCGACCGAAGAGGAGCGCCACTGGAGATTTATTCCGACAACGGACGAAACTTTGTGGGAGCCAACGGAGTGCTGCGACAGCAGATAAACaaaattgatgaagaagtagctGCAACTTTTACCAACACACGGACTAAGTGGTATTTCATACCACCAGCATCCCCTCACATGGGGGGTTCCTGGGAGAGACTGGTGCGTTCGATTAAGGTAGCCATAACCAGTATACCCCAGAACAACAAACTCGATGACTTCGCCCTGTGGACGCTGGTGGTGGATGCAGAAGCAATCGTCAATTGCCGCCCACTGACATATTTACCACTAGATTCACCGGAACAGGAAGCACTCACCCCAAACCATTTCCTTCTGGGAAGTTCGAGGGGTGTAAAGCAACCTTCAATTAAATTAGGGCGTTCCGACAAGACCATCAGCAACACTTGGACGATTATACAAAATGacctggaccatttttggaaatGTTGGGTTCGCGAATACCTGCCAACACTAACGAGGCGCACCAAATGGTTTGGGGATGTCAAGCCTGTTGGTGTTGGAGATATGGTGATCTTGATCGATGACAAGAAGCGCAACGGATGGGTTCGTGGCCGTGTATTAGACGTGACGAAAGGGAAAGATGGTCGAGTTCGACAAGCGGTTGTCCAGACGACAGACGGGTTATTTAGGAGACCGGTTTCGAAATTGGCGGTGCTGGACCTTTGTAGAAATAGTAACGCTGGAGTCAACACTCAGCCTTACGGGGAGGGGGATGTTGACGATTCAGCCCCACATTTAGCAACCTTGCCGTTATCAGTGCCACTCACTGGCTAG